The Microbacterium trichothecenolyticum sequence GACGCGGATGCCAAGACCGCCGTGCGCGACGCGTTCGTCGCCGCCAGCAGTCGGCACACCGACCTGCGCCAGCAGCTCGCGGCGCTGGAGACCGAGCACCGGCGCACCCAGACGCGCGACGACAACATCCCGCCGCGGCTGCACGACGCGCGCGAGGCGCTGGCGGAGGCTGCGGGTCTCACCACGGCGGAACTGCCGTTCGTCGCCGAGCTCGTCGACGTGCGCACCGAGTTCGAGCCGTGGCGCGGAGCGTTCACGCTGGCCCTCGGCGGCTTCGCGACGACGCTGCTCGTGGATGCGGCGCACCTGGCATCCTTCCGTGCGGCGATCGACGGCGTGCGCCTGTCGGAGCGTCTGCGCTTCGAGGGCGTGTCGACGGGGCTGCCCGAGCGCACGGGTCTGGATCCGGCGACCCTGCCGGGGCGGCTGGAGTTCCGCGCGTCGGCCTTCACCGGGTGGCTGCAGGACCGCCTGGAGCAGCAGTTCGCCTTCGTGTGCGTGGACTCCCCCACGGAGCTGGCCGCTCACCGCCTCGCACTGACCATCTCGGGCCAGACGAGCCAGGGCTCGCGGGGTGCGCACGGCGGCTCGATCCGTCACAGCGTGCTGGGGTTCTCGTCGCGCGTGCGGCTGACCGAGCTCGGCGAGCAGATCGTCACGGTGCGCCGCGACCTCGCGTCGGCGAAGGCCGAGGTCGACGAGGCCGCCGCCGCGCTCGACGCGTTCGATGAGCGCCGGAGCGCGTTCGAGAAGATCGCCGATCTGTCGTGGGACCAGGTCGACGTGGCATCCGTTCAGCGCGAGCTGGATCGCTGGAACGAGACGGTCGTCGAGATCACCGCGGGAAACCCCCGCATCGCCGAATTGCAGGAGCAGATCTCGGGCACGCGCGCTCGCGCCGCACGGCTGCGCGAGGAGATCGGCGGCGCCAAGACCGAGCAGCAGACGCTCGCCGCGCGCTGGGCGGAGGTCACCGACGAGGTGGATGCCGCGCAGCTGCTGATCGAGCGGGCGGAGGACACCGACCTCGTGCTCTCGGCGGCTGAGGTCACCTACCTCGACGGGCTGTTCGTCGCCCCGGCGGGCGATGCCTCGCCCTCGCAGCTCCTCTCTCGCTTCGACGCCGCTTTGGAGTCCGCATCCAAGCGCCTGCTGGAAGAGCAACGGTCGGCGCAAGAAACGTTCGCCGATCAGCGCGAGAGCCTGCGGCGCACGCTCACCACCTTCACCGACCGCTGGCCGAGCCCGAACCTGCTCGCCGACCCCGACGAGTCCCTCGGTGACTTCGAGCGGATCCTCGCCGACCTCGAGGCCAGCGGCCTGCACGAGCTGGAGGCCGAATGGCGGGACTCGCTGCTGCGCCTGTCGGGCAACGACCTCACCAACCTCGACTCGGCGCTGACCCGGGCGCTGCGGGAGATTCGCGAGCGCATCGCGCCGATCAACGACATCATGCAGGACCTGCCGTTCTACGACGACGCGCACCGACTGCAGATCGTGCCGCGCGAGAATCAGTCGGAGGTGCGGCGGCGGTTCCGTCGAGAGCTCCGCGATGTGCGGGCCGCGATCGACGCGGCCTCCTCCGACGAGGAACGCGAGGCCGTGTACGGGCGGATGGCGCGGCTCATCGGCCGCATCCGTCCCACGGCGCCGGACTTCGCCGACCTCGTCGACGTGCGCAATCACGTGCGGGTGAGCGCCGAACGCTTCCGCGCCGACACCGGCGAGCACGTCGCACTGTACGACCACATCGGCGAGAAGTCCGGCGGCGAGTCGCAAGAACTGATCGCGTTCATCGTCGGCGCGGCCCTGCGCTACCAGCTCGGGGACGCCGGGGCTGAGCGGCCGCGGTACGCCCCGGTGTTCCTCGACGAGGCGCTCATCAAGGCCGACGCGCACTTCACCAAGCGCGCGATCGGCGCGTGGCGCGGACTCGGGTTCCAGCTGGTCATCGGTGCGCCGAACGACAAGTACAGCGCGATCGAACCGCACGTGGATGTGGAGTACGACATCCTCAAGGACACGAAGGGGCGGTCATGGGCGAAGGCGAAGGTGGGGTTGCCTGCGGAGGGGTGACCCTCGTGCGGGAGGAGTGAGCGGCAGCGTCGCCGGAGCCGGGACGGGATGCAAGAGATTCGCGACGGCGTGCGTGAAGAGCGCGAGGATGCGCGTACGGCGCGCGTGAGGTCAGGGCCAGGGCGCGAGAGGTTCGCGACGGCGTGCGTGATGAGCGCGAGGATGCGCGTACGGCGCGCGTGAGGTCAGGGCCAGGGCGCGAGAGGTTCGCGACGGTGTGCGTGATGTTCGCGATCCGCGACACGCCACCTGACGTGCGGGACGGTGATCGTGTTCGAACTCGCGCCGCCGGTGACGACGTCACACGGGAACTCCTGCGCGGGGACTTGGTACCTGTCATCGCATGACCGACAGGCGGCGGGCGGACCGACATGTCGCAGGGTTCTTCCGGGGCAGTGCCGACGGTAGCGCCCCCGACAGTCGGCAGTCGGCAGGCCCCTCCGAGAACGGATCGTGAGTTCGAGGCTCCCGCGGGTCGGGATATCTAGAACGGCGGCGGATCCTCAGGCACCTCCGCGCCGAGCGGAGACGTCCAGCGAAGGTCGCCCGTGTCAGGGTCACGAGAGGGATCCCATCGCGTCTCGTGGCGGAGGCGATGGTGATGTCGACACTCGGGTGCGAGGTTGTCGTCGTCGGTGACGCCGCCCTCGGCCCACGCGGTGAGATGGTCGAGGTCGCACTCGCGCGCCGAGCGTCCGCATCCCGGGAAGACGCACGTCGGAGACGTCACCCCCAGCCATCGACGCAGGGCGGTGGGTACCCGGTACGTCGAGCGGTCGAGAGCGAGCGGCACTCCCGTGAGGGGGTGGGTGAGGACGCGAACCCACGACGTCGTCTGACCCGCCAGACGCCGAGCCGTATCGAGGTCGATCGGGCCGTGACCGTCGAGAACAGCCGGTTCGGCGCCGACCCCGAGGAGCGTCAGCGCGGGAACCGTCACGACGATCGTGGCGCGACGGTTCGGGCGCGGCGTCGGTGAGGCGCCGGCCGACGACGCCGCACCCAGAGAGTCCGCCGCGCCCGCACCCCCGCTCGCGCCGGTCGCGTCAGGCGCCGGAGACCCCGCGTCGCCCGACCCGCTCACCGTCAGAAGATCGGCGAACACATCGGCTCGCAGCTCCGAGAGCACGCGCTCCTCGTCGGGCGCGGCGCGAAGCTGACGCGCCATGCGGTCGACGCGCGTGAGTGCGTCGTGCGCCCGGTCGGCGGGGAGCAGGGCGGTCAGCGTCGCCATGCCGTCGAGTTCGGGCGTGAGCCACACGCCGCGGTCGCGGGCCGCTCGGCGGTGACGGGCCTCGAGCGACTCGCTGTGCACACGCTCTCGGAGAGCGCGCGCGGCGACGGTGAACCGCGCCGGTGGGAGCCGCAGCGCGCGGTCGAGGGCGCCCTCGTCGAATGCCTTCCACGACGCGCGCTCGTCGGATTCGACCCCAGAACCACTGACGGGGCCATCGAGAGGGTCCGGGCTACCCGCCTCGGCGTCGGGTGAAAGCTCCCGTGAGGGCACTTCGACATCGTCAGGAGACGTCGTCGGTTCGTCGGCGGGCGACGCGGAATCGGAAGGCGCCGACGCAACGGGCTCGCCCGCGACCTCGTCGGGAAGCGAAGTCGCCAACCGCGCCGACTCGACGGCGTGGCGCTCGGAGATCATCCCCTCCGCGAACGCCGCCCACACCTCCGGACACCGCGTCTGGAGCGTCTCCGCGTGGGCCGCCCGCGTGCGCACCGTGTGCTCGGACAACCGCAACCGCACAGCGATCTCGGCGACCGCCGCCCGCTCGGCCAGATCCCGGCGATCGCGCCGCACCGCCGCCACGGTGCGCCCACGAGTGTCGGCCCACGCGGCATCCAGGGTCGGGTCGGGCCCCACCCACGGAACGGGGTCAGCGACCGCGTCTTGGAGCAGGCGCCGGATCAGGCGGTACTCCGCTGCGGTGGCGCGATGGCGTTCACGGACGTGATGCTCGAGCTCACGGAGAAGGGTCACGGGATCGCACGACGCGGTATCAGACAGCGCGCACGCCGCAGGATCGGACAGCGCCGGCGCCGCAGGATGAGACGGCGCAGGTGCCGCGAGATCGACGCACGAGGACGGCACAGGGCCAAACGGCGCGGGCCTTCCGATATCAAGGCCCCCGCCGTCGAAGCCACCGACATCGATCAGCCCCACCTCGACCGCCCACGCCGTGTCGGCTTCGGCCTGCAGGTCGTCGTCACCGGGCCACGGCACGCCCCACCACAGAGGGGCCGGTCGCGACCGGTCGCTCGGGGGTGCCGTGATGTCCATGGTCGAACACTAACGAGGGGTTCCGACATTGCCCGGGGGGGTGCGTCCGAGGCGAGGAGGGCGGGGGGGAAAAAACACCCCCAGCCGCCGCCGTCGCGGGACGAGAGTACGGGGCCGGGCGCATGCTGCGCGCGAGCACACGACCGACAGCCCCCGCACACTCCCAGCCCCGCAGCATCGCGCCCGCACAATCGCCCCCGCGGCATCACCCCCGCGGCATCCGCCCCGCGTCAGCCCTCTCGCGGCGCCAGGATCACGCTCATGTCGCCCGCTGCCCGCAGCCGCTCGTACACGCCCGGCGCCAGGGCGTCGATAAGGAGCCGCCCGGTCACGTCGGCCTTGATGTACTCGACGGCCAGCAGCGCGAGCACCGGATTCGTCGTCGACGTGCCCTGATCGGGGGTGCGATCGCCGTACTCGGCGACGACCGCGTCGGTGTCGTCGGCGACCACCACCGCGAGGCGCCGACCGGCCAACCGCAGCCGGGCGCTCGCGCCGCACTCCGACAGGTCGTACGTGCGCGGACCCGACAGCGTCCGCGAGCCGTAGATCGCGACGTGCGTGTCGACGCCGCGCGCCGCCGCCGCCTCGAGCAGCGGGCCGAGCTCGTCGAGCTCCTCGTCCCAGACGCCGGCGAACAGCGTCGTCGTGGCATCCTCGATCACTCGGGCGAAGGCGAGGGTGTTCGCCTCCGCCCCGGTGAGCGACCACACCAGACCCGCCTCGCGGTGCAGCGGCAGGCGGGTCGCGGCATCCTGCGCCGCGCGCAGATCGCGATCGACCTGTGCGCGGATCGCCGCGATCACCCGCCCCGGGTCGACGGCGACGTAGCGCACGGTGTCGGAGCGGTTGGCGAGGACGGCCCCGCGCGCCTCGAGGCGATGAAGGGTCTCGTACACCTTGGATGCCGGCATCCCGGCCCGACGGCTCACCTCGGCGCCCGTCGAGGGTTCGTGGCCGACCAGCGCGGAGTACGCCTGCGCCTCGTACTGGGTGAACCCGAGCCGGGCCAGCGCATCCGTCAGTTCCGTCGTCGACACGCCCTCATCCTACGACTTGACCCGCCATGTACTACCCGAGTAGTAGTTATCGGAGAACCCTCGACGAAAGGACCGACATGCGCAGAACGATCAGCACGGGATCACCGTGGGAACCCCGTGTGGGCTACTCCCGCGCGGTCGTCGTGAACGACACGATCTACATCTCCGGCACGGCCGGCGACGGCGACGACGCCTACACCCAGACGCGCGCCGCACTCGCCACCGTCGAGAGCGTGCTCACCGACAACGGCTTCGCCCTCGCCGACGTCGTGCAGAGCCGGCTGATCGTCGCCGACTGGGACCACTGGGAAGACGCCGCGCGCGCCCACGGCGAGGTGTACGGCGATATCCGTCCCGCCTTCTCGATCGTGCACGCCCTCCCCTTCGTCGACGAGTCGATCCGGGCGGAGGTCGAAGCGATCGCCGTGCGGACGACGCCGTGATCGGCCCCGGGACGCCGACGTTCCCGACACCCCGCATGATCCCGTGACCGCCGCCGAGCGCCTCTCGCGCACCGCCGTCGTCGTGCTCGCGGTCGCCGCCGGTGCCGCGATCGCCAACGACTACGCCCTGCAACCCGCCGTGGGCGCGATCGCGGTATCGATGGATGCCACCACGGCACGCATCGCGCAAGCGGTGGCCGCGGCGTTCGCGGGGTATCTCGCGGGTCTCGTGCTGCTCGTGCCGCTCGCCGACCGCGTCTCGGCCCGCACGCTGCTCAGCGCCCAGCTCGCCGCACTCGCGGGATGCCTCGCGCTCGCGGCCGCATCATCCACTCCCGCGATGCTCACCGTCTCGCTCGTGCTGGTCGGTGCCGCAACGACCGTGGCCGCTCAGAGCAGTGCGATCGTGGGGCGACTCGCCCCGCCCGAGAACCGCGGGGCGCAGCTGGGCACGGTC is a genomic window containing:
- a CDS encoding ATP-binding protein, whose product is MTMLETLFGLIPAASRGQQWVAEDLQLINWGGYDGPHRVRFAPTATLLCGGSGSGKSTLMDAYVALMMPHTTPFNGASNGAVVGRPRGQEQRNILSYGRGKLDEALTDEGTKVRVLRGDGVDTWTAIAMTWADHDGARFTAVRAWYIPAAARTLDDAVKVRATVHGAFDLRSLEPAARAHLSDAAVRAAGLDTLATDREFSARLHAVLGIGAAGAGTKAMSLLARIQAGQQITTVDDLYKRMVLEEPETLAVAEAVVSHFDGLEGTRTRMVEARQQVRALQPIRAMKSRIDEAAERLRLIDALGRFTDPESRASLWRAQRRVDLLGAVEDELRERTHATDALVRERQALADAAEAEREGLGDVLRAAGGDRLDAAQRELRGLERRLAGMQRDRERFEAALAVLSSEVSSEKQFAALVDEARRTLADADAKTAVRDAFVAASSRHTDLRQQLAALETEHRRTQTRDDNIPPRLHDAREALAEAAGLTTAELPFVAELVDVRTEFEPWRGAFTLALGGFATTLLVDAAHLASFRAAIDGVRLSERLRFEGVSTGLPERTGLDPATLPGRLEFRASAFTGWLQDRLEQQFAFVCVDSPTELAAHRLALTISGQTSQGSRGAHGGSIRHSVLGFSSRVRLTELGEQIVTVRRDLASAKAEVDEAAAALDAFDERRSAFEKIADLSWDQVDVASVQRELDRWNETVVEITAGNPRIAELQEQISGTRARAARLREEIGGAKTEQQTLAARWAEVTDEVDAAQLLIERAEDTDLVLSAAEVTYLDGLFVAPAGDASPSQLLSRFDAALESASKRLLEEQRSAQETFADQRESLRRTLTTFTDRWPSPNLLADPDESLGDFERILADLEASGLHELEAEWRDSLLRLSGNDLTNLDSALTRALREIRERIAPINDIMQDLPFYDDAHRLQIVPRENQSEVRRRFRRELRDVRAAIDAASSDEEREAVYGRMARLIGRIRPTAPDFADLVDVRNHVRVSAERFRADTGEHVALYDHIGEKSGGESQELIAFIVGAALRYQLGDAGAERPRYAPVFLDEALIKADAHFTKRAIGAWRGLGFQLVIGAPNDKYSAIEPHVDVEYDILKDTKGRSWAKAKVGLPAEG
- a CDS encoding HNH endonuclease signature motif containing protein produces the protein MTLLRELEHHVRERHRATAAEYRLIRRLLQDAVADPVPWVGPDPTLDAAWADTRGRTVAAVRRDRRDLAERAAVAEIAVRLRLSEHTVRTRAAHAETLQTRCPEVWAAFAEGMISERHAVESARLATSLPDEVAGEPVASAPSDSASPADEPTTSPDDVEVPSRELSPDAEAGSPDPLDGPVSGSGVESDERASWKAFDEGALDRALRLPPARFTVAARALRERVHSESLEARHRRAARDRGVWLTPELDGMATLTALLPADRAHDALTRVDRMARQLRAAPDEERVLSELRADVFADLLTVSGSGDAGSPAPDATGASGGAGAADSLGAASSAGASPTPRPNRRATIVVTVPALTLLGVGAEPAVLDGHGPIDLDTARRLAGQTTSWVRVLTHPLTGVPLALDRSTYRVPTALRRWLGVTSPTCVFPGCGRSARECDLDHLTAWAEGGVTDDDNLAPECRHHHRLRHETRWDPSRDPDTGDLRWTSPLGAEVPEDPPPF
- a CDS encoding TrmB family transcriptional regulator, with amino-acid sequence MSTTELTDALARLGFTQYEAQAYSALVGHEPSTGAEVSRRAGMPASKVYETLHRLEARGAVLANRSDTVRYVAVDPGRVIAAIRAQVDRDLRAAQDAATRLPLHREAGLVWSLTGAEANTLAFARVIEDATTTLFAGVWDEELDELGPLLEAAAARGVDTHVAIYGSRTLSGPRTYDLSECGASARLRLAGRRLAVVVADDTDAVVAEYGDRTPDQGTSTTNPVLALLAVEYIKADVTGRLLIDALAPGVYERLRAAGDMSVILAPREG
- a CDS encoding RidA family protein, with the translated sequence MRRTISTGSPWEPRVGYSRAVVVNDTIYISGTAGDGDDAYTQTRAALATVESVLTDNGFALADVVQSRLIVADWDHWEDAARAHGEVYGDIRPAFSIVHALPFVDESIRAEVEAIAVRTTP